DNA sequence from the Callospermophilus lateralis isolate mCalLat2 chromosome 2, mCalLat2.hap1, whole genome shotgun sequence genome:
TCTGAAGTTTCGATATTCCTTTACTCAATAGAGAATATTCAACTAGTAGAATTGTCTTCATTTACATTACTACCATAGCTATCTTTGGCTTTATAATGatcaacaaaaaaaacaaaaggctTTGTTCAAATAACTAAAACTCAACTGTCATAACAGATACACAATATGTATCAACTGATACACAGCACAATTGCTTTTGCCCTCATTGACAATTAAAAGAATAGAATAGCTCCTGCCCTCATCAATCAATAATGGAATAGAACAGCTTTTGCCCTCATCAATCTGCTACATGTGGTTTATCTGAGCAACAACCAATTTTCCACTGTTCCTAGTACTTGTTAATTTTTCAGAATATCAGGGCACTTGAGCGAACCTGGAACATTCAAGTACTACCATAAAGCACTCAATGTGATAAAACTGCACTTGAACATTATGACTagctattattttttctttaaggctTGAACAAAGCCAATTCTGCAAAACATCAATTTCCCTATGAATTTTTAAGCTGGTTTTTCTAACAAAAGAGATATATTGCTTTGTAAATGAAAAAACACAGGCATCTCAGGTTTCATTCTTCTCTCCTATGGCTTAACTCTAAGGGGCATCTTTCTTGCCCACACTCAATTCAATGACTACAGCACTGAAGGACAATAACTGGAGATCAGCATCATCACAGGACTGGTTTGTTCACCTCATGTGTTTAATGTAAGGAAAGATACCTGGCTGATCTTAAGAATACAGCTTACATGATAATTTATTACTACACAGACAGAACCACCACCAAATGAGAAGCCCCAAAAGCACTGGAACAACAAGCTCGTCCAAGCAAACACACTgatcatttttcaaaatgtggATATATTTAAATCAATTTGTACTGCAGTTCATTTCACAGGCTTTAGAAATCCCCTGTGAAACCCTACATACCAGCACTACAAACTTAAGTTTATTTTCAAGCAGACTACCAAATAATGAACTAATGACTGAACCATCTTATCTTTATACAGACCTGCATCAGATCAGATTTGCTCATCTCACAGGCTGACAATCATTTTACTAACATCTAACACCAGCTTCATTCCAGCACAACAGATTTCTGCTACATAATGAAGATACAGAAcaaaggattaaatgagaaaggTGGCTATTCGTACAACAGAGATTTAAAATTAATGACAGTAGTTAAAATTTTTCTAATTTAATGGCATGGCTCAAACAGTTCAACAGATGAAATCAATCAGACAGTTGTGTGTAGAGAAATCCTGTGATATTAATAACAGCTTCTGGTTCCTGGGAACCTATTTCCTCAGCCGAGTGTTTTCATATCTATTCTTACATTGGAATTTATAACATTCCTGAGGTCTAAAGTAAGGGCTAAGACCATCTTGCCAAATTTTAGTTGGAAACACTAAGCCAAGTCAAGTCAAGGTCACACCCTTAGTGGAGTTTATAACAGTTCCCACAAGATGTAGTTAGTCACAGGCATTTTAAACTCAGGTTAAAGACCATCCTCCAGATGTCACAACTAATCAATCATAGTACCCTTTTTCAGAGATTCTGCACTGAGTAAAATCCTCAATTAACATTAGTTAGCCATTATTCAAAGTGCTCGCTATGTACAAAACCCTGTATTCAGCACTGTAAGATCACCATTCAATTTAATTCTAACAATTCTTTTGAGTTAGGTACCATTATCATCTTCAGAGAAGTGAACCTGATGAAGCTGCTCAGTATATCAGGTGTCTGGATTTGAATCCAGAGTTTGAATCAAAACCCCTGTTCTTAACTCCCCCCCATCTGGCCTACCAAACCACTGATGTGGATACATGtcatttcagaaaacagaagtaaCACCAGTCAGAATAAAAATCTGAAGATTTAATTAAGTTTTCATCTACTTATTAGACTTGTGGGTCTAAACCTTAATTTTttcatttgggaaaaaaaaaatcacactaaaATCTCTCTCCCCACTCATATGGTTTTTGAATAGGTAACAGGACTTAGTAAGTGTTGAAGTGttattcaaatgaaaatataagACTGTTCTCATCCACAGTCTAGTGATCTCTGTAATTATCACGCATTTGGAACATATTATATTCATACAAGGACTACAATAAAATAGGGATATAACTTAAGCTCATCACAGAAGTCTTCTTTTCCAGTAGTTCTCAAAGAGGAGCAGGTCATCTGTGGGCCTTTCTCAATTCTGATTAATTGTCTTAAAGGGGCATTTGTCAGAATACAGTGCACAAAGATATGAGACCTGTTCTACAGATGGTTCCATCGCACCCACTGGCAGAGGAGTGGCCTTAGTACTGCAATCTAGACTACATAAATTTAGGAGTTAATATATTCAAATTGAAACCCCTTCTCATCTACTTACTTACCATTAGACCTAGGAAAGCAAGCTCTGTTTTATAAACCTAGCACAGTGACTGCCTTATACATATTATCTAGTCAATAAACCTTCATTACTACTTACAGAATCACAGTCTGATGGCTTACTTGAATTTCTTGAAAGCAGTGAAGAGTAGCCTATTCCAGAGCTGTTAGTTCGATAACATTGAGCCCAAATCTGCTTCTCTGAACCTATCTTGTTATTCTATTCTTGActtgtaaagcaagagagagtaAGTTCACTTCCTGTTTAAGAAACTTAATAAAAGTACATTAGGAGAATTTAAACATCAGCCATaccacttaaaaaagacatctatttcCAATAATTAAACTATTAAAGAATAAATGGTACAAAAAGGTTTGCATTTCAATAGAACtagctttatttgtttatttatttatttatttatttatttttaaacaaaagaaattgTCTAAAAGCAAATGAGGATATGTACCGAGGAATGGGCATGACCTGGTACTTACAAAGCTGCTGCTGTGCCATAATGGAAACAGCATATAGTGCTGTCTGCTTGAGTAATCTGGAGGTGCAAGTTAACTAAAAGAAGGTGCTCTGCCAAGCAATCGcatggaaaagaaaaacataaaataaaaaccactATAAGTTGCTTCCAGAGAACTATGTTGTGGCAGCATGAGAACTGGCATCAACTCACAGTCTTCTCATTTTCTCCATTTTCTAtaattttcctcttcttttcatCTGTTTTTTTCTTGAAGATGTTATTTCGGTAAAACTGAAgttctttgatgctttcactaatgTCATCAAGTGCCCTATAAGTAAACATATCACACTGAATAAAATGTCCAAAAACAGAGGAGATGGAAATCATTTTGTAAACATAACTTTTTATAAATAAGAACAAGTTACTGTAAATGCCACTCTATGACATCATCAAGAAGTAGAACATTTCAGTAAAGCAGTATGAAGTGCTTTGTTCTTTAAAAAACTTGATGTATAAAAACAAATttgtaaaatacacataaaaatttCCTAAACTGTTTAATAAGGTAGTAATATGCTCCAATGGGCAAAGGAGGGGAAATACAGGGTCAAATAAGTTTAaggaaaactaaatatttttttcctgaagttTCTGCATTTAATAAACTAAGGTATCTTATGATTCCTAAGAGGAAGCTATGCTATACACACAGTATTTCTAAAACTTTATCAACCACATTTGTGGAACACTTATTAACAAATCATGAAACATCGTTTGGGCAATACTTAATGATGCCCCTAAACAAAATATACTGACATACTCGAACATAACTCATGACTCAGTCATCATAATAAACATCAATTATCAGATCAGACAGTACCTAACCATAAAAGAGGATCTACCTCCTCTCTCGTGGTGATTTGTGCTATAATCAGTGGCAGCCTGCCTCCATCTAACAGCCTTTCTTCTCCTCCAACATGCTGTTTCTCATCTGTTGTAGTCTGAGAAATCAGGTAACCAAGATTATTAGAACAATGTGCAAGTAAATCAATaagctctgaatgatgggccaatgGCCTCTTCTAGAGAATCAACTGCTAGAAATTTAGTGCAAGTTTCATGAGTTATTTTTGTggctaaggcaaaaaaaaaaaaaaaaaaaaaatgtgcttcctTCCCAGATCCTGGATATATGGTATTAAAGCTATGAAAAACACAGCCTTTAAATAGGTAAATGTATACAACTTCTAATCACAATACCGAAACCTAAAACAGACTGGAAAACCCAATGTACTTTTATAACCCACTATGTGGCAAAGCCTGACCAAACTCAATATGGAGGATATTCATATTACTTGTTATGCCATTTGTTGTATCCATGTTTCACTGAAGAAATACCAATGTGTTGTATTATGGTCAGCTTTTTTAGGAGCATTACATGAAACACAATACAGGTATATTATGATCTTCCTAAAATCTAAAATATTCTGAAAGCAAAGTCATACCAAACCCCAATTATTTCGGGTGAGGTTTTTTAGATCAGAATTATTGTGCTATAGTCCAGGTATGCCCAATAAAAATACATGAGAATAACAGACATTTGGGGCTGGTCTTTCTCTGCTTGCCTCCAAATGCAATGCAGATAGTTCAGGATGGGTAAATAAGTGAACCAAATACTACCCTTAGAAGACTACTGTCAAGTGTTAAGTTCCTACATgactctaaaataaaaaattataaaagaaacaGTACAGAACACTTGAATGCACAATATCTTTAAATCCAAtcagaaaaatggaaatgttGAAGTAGAACAACTATATTTTACAACTGTACACAAAGTGTTCTAATTTCAAATGGTTGAATCCATATTCTCTGTGATTAGAAAAAGCTGCTCATTCCTAGGAAGATTGGATTTTTTCATCATACCCATAAACCAAGTGCTTAAACATTCTAAAACTGTAATAAAGACTATCTGACCAAAAAAGAGATTATATCACCCTTCTCAGAATGGAACACTAGAATCCTGACCTGAATTTCTgatagtaaaaagttatttttctgCTAGTCAATCTTCATGTTTCCCCCAAAGAAGAGTGCAAAAAGGAAGTTATTTGAATTTGGAGGTTATGTGTGTAATAGACTGAGAAGCACTGTGTAGGATCAAATCTTACCTGTGAGAAGCAGCCTTCTTTGGTGCAAATTCATATTCTTCTGGATACCAGCGTCTATACACAGTAGAAATGGAACTCTCAAAGGAAACTGTCTCAAATATACTGAATGAATTACCTCCTTCCAGTAATTATTAACAATGCAAAAGGCATCTGGATCATAACTATCGAGTTGCCTCTTTGCCTATGATTCTCTTACaccctttcttctcttccttctacATATTCTCTTTGAACAAACTCATCAATGTATAGGACTCCGAAATCTATAACTCCAAGTCATCCCTCTCCCGAGTTCCTGACTGCTGGACATCTCCACCTAGAAATCCACACTCCTTCTTCATATGTAAAACCACACTCACCCCTCTCCACTGCACTCCTCCCCCATTCACCAAATCTACTCTTCCTCTTATTTCCCCTCTTTCATTGGACAGTTCTGCCCACCTGAGCTGTCCCAACTAGAAGCACCAGAATCCCTTTATACCTCCTCCTTGTCCCCACTCGCTCATCTAAGCAGTCAGTATCATGCCAATTGACTCTCTCAAATTTTATTTCCATTCCCGTCAAACACCCAACTGCCATTTTGTTTCTCCAAAAAGAGACAAGTCTCCTTTCTTATCTATCATTTTTCTTGCTACCTTCTAATCAGAATGATTTGATCATGattcattcttttatttaagCCTGTCAAAGGAGTTCCTTCCCTCAGTAGATAAAAATCTAACCTTGGCATGGCACACAAGCCCTCCAATACTGGGCCCCACCCACAACCTTTGCCAAACTCATGCATTGCACTGCAGCATTAAAGAACAGACAGTAATTCCCTGCACACTTTTGCCTTACTTTCACATCCTTGTAACTCTGCCCGCTCTCAGGAATGCATTCTTCTCACTTAAATGCCTAGAAAGCTTCCCTTCTTATTTAAACCTCAATTTAAAAGCTACACATATAGCTTTTTGAATTCCCATTCCTCTCACTCCAGCATGGTGAGGTGCTCCTTCCTGAGTGCCCTCATACTCTACATGTACACTCACTCCAGAAGTCACCATACAGTATACTTTGAGGGTGTTTTTATGTGTCTTTCAACCCACTAGATTCTATGCTATTTAAGACCTCTTCATCTATATATTCCAGCAGATAGGTCAATGCCTGGCACAGAATGAGTGTCCAATAAACTTTCTGCATAAATGTAATTTACATGGAAAATATTTGACATTTCCCCCCAAGTCTCACCAGTCAGGATAAATTAAGGTCCTgtacaagtgagaatgggatgacGTAGATACACACCCACTTAATACCCTCAGTTCTACAATTCTATTCAATTATTTTCCACAAATTCTCAATTAAAACATGCTAAATGAGGCAACTTAATGGATCCTAAATATAGCCCTTACCTGCACAGTTCTTTAACAGTGCTCACATCAATTATTCTATAATGAAGATGTTTCATGAACTGGGGCATGTATTTGTCAAGAAACTTCTTATCTGCATGAACTGAATTTCCTAGAAAGACATGAAGCATACTGGATCTATGTATTTCTAGTAGTATACAACAGGATATAAAAATTCATAAATTGTATTTGaaacagaaataaatttttaaagtttaaacaATTCCTATAAATATCTCTAAATTCCCAAATCAAGTTTGAGTGCTTCTGATTAGCTTACAGGTGCAGATTTCCAAGAATTTGGTCAGTCTGGCTCATAATAAATTTGTAAATGGCCTCACAGACAAAAGGACAAATCCAGCATTCCACACACGCAACATGTAAATCTGTTACTTTTCAAGTTCATACAAGACGTGCAAACTTTCTCCCAGTGTCACAAAATACACACCACTAACACTAAAAACTTAATTGAATCATGTAAGTAAATAAGCCTTTATTTACATTCCAATTTTTATAACAAATCACATCCACATTCATGTTTCCACAcagtaatttatatttaaaacactaaatttaaataagaattttaaaataggtataaactacattggctgaaGAACTTTTACACAATGTAATTCTAAGACTTAATGCCAAAACTTTCCTTGTGAATGATCCAGAAAAGCGTCAGTTACCACATCAATGGACATATACAAATGCAAATACACCTCCACAGAACATTATCACCCCTCTTACAAAGTTACTGCTTTAAAAATCCTGGTAGAACTGACCTGGTCTCTTTTAAATCAATGtcacaagggaaaaaaatagagataggtGGACAGTTCTGGGTTAACAGACTAAAGATACATAATAACCAAAATGAAAGGCATGAGCCTTGACTGAATCCTGGTTCAAAAACAATTAGACATTTTAGGGAACTCTGAATGTAGACTAGACATCACGTGATACTATTAAATGGTTTTAATTCTTTTCAATGCAATAATGATACTGTGTTACATAACAAAATATCCTTATTCTTAGGAGATGCTCCATGAAGTTTTTAGAAATGAATTgtcataacacctacactttattttcaaatataaaaaaaaaaaataggtacaaCCAACAGGCACACATTTAACAATTACTCAGTCCAACTTTTCTATGTCAAAAATTCTTTCATCATAAAAATATGGAGAAATTTTTACTGAGTTTATTTCTAACTTCTCATGTCTTATTTCAGCGCATTTTCCTAATATTCATGTTGTGAACTATACAAGGAAACTTGAACACAAAAGATAAATAATCCAAATCAGAGTAAATAGAAGATATAGACAGGCTTGGCTGGTATTTCTGGAATTGCAGTCTCTTGAACCACTACAATGGAAGACTATCTACAAGATATACATAGGATTGGATTTTACCTGCAAGTGGACAGAGCCCCGGAGGAGTCTGCTGTCGTACAAAGGACAGAAATTCATACTCTGCCTGCTGCAATGTAATTGTACTCTCCTTCACTGCCTTGGTAAGACCAGACTGCAAGAGAgaatccccagcccccagcagaAACACATGAAGTCAGTTTTCAAAGGTATCCAGAAATGAAACTTTACTTCTAAAATGGGCAAGTATCACCACAGATGAACCATTTTTAGAACTCAAGTTCAAATTGAAACTGCCATcttttcaccaaatttttcttAATCCAAGCCAATAAGTTATGTTCCTGATTGTTAATAGCATTTCCACACAGTCAAAAAAGATGGTGCTCAAAGTCCAAGGATATAACCTCTGGGAAGAAACAACTATTAAGAGGACAGCAGCATTCCCCCTTCTCTGAGAGTTGATGTCTAACCTCATCCAAAAGACTGACTTGAGTAATACTTGACAATCCACAATGCGTTCGCGACAGACtgaatataggagagaaaaaagaggaCATTCAGGAGAAGATGATCTCGAGAGGTCCAAAAGATGAAAAGTAAAAAGCAAGCAGTTTCCCAGGCTTGCCAAGCAATCTTCCTATAACCCTCTTTTTAAATACCATCCAACAATGGTCTAGGATTCAGATGTGAGTGCAATAAGCTTGTTACTGTTCCCCAAAGCAGCAATCTTGTTATTTGGTAATGTTACCTTCCCATGGTGCTCCTTACACCAATCTGACATGCTGTCCAGCAACTCATCTGGCTGTTTTATAATCAGGTTAGGACCCTGTGGATGGGAAAAGCCATTAGTCATTAAGAATCAACAGAAATAACCctgttttcaaggataaagttcaaGCTGCATTAAGGACTAAATGCATGTATCAGAAAAAGAAGATAAAGGACACTTAATGAACTCTAAAACTGGTCTTTATTCATTCCAGAACTGTTTACGATGATTGAAAAAAAGAACGCACACAACTGAAAACCAAAATGCCCCTTAGGACACAGATATCTACCAAGATTCAGCAAACTATAGTCCCAGGCTTTGGTTAAGTTTTTTATAACCAAAAAGTTAAGAATGAGTTTTACATTGTTAAAGgagatttaaaaagagagagaatgtatGACTGAGAGGTATATGGCACTCAAAGGCTAAAAGATTTTAATATCTAGCCCTTTCTAGAAAAAGTCTGCTAAATCCTGATTATGAGTTCATTTTGAAAAGTATCTTTATTACCAAGTGAGAAAAGTAAACTGCACAACAGTATACATGcatatgattttatttacatatttttttaaatgtacacaTTTATATACGCATGCAAAATGTCAAGAAAATACATAAACTTTGGGAAGTAGGACAGGGATGGAGAACAAGGCAAAAAAAACAATAGATTACATACTGTTTAAAGTTATTCTGTttaatttcaacagtggttttacatttaaaaaacaaattaaaaaataagtaaaaagcaaaattttaaagaagaggtaaatagagacatctaaaaaacaaaattaaaacgaGTGGTCCTCAAATTCTCAGTTCCATTTAATAAAACATTCAACTGTGATTCTCTGGGACAGAGGCCCAACAGTAATAGTAGCCTGGTTAATGACATTAAAGCAAGTCACCTTAGTTTCTCCTTCTGGAAAGTGGTGAATCAGTAAATTGGTCCTATGTCCTCATTAGGATCAAAGAAATAATAGATACAAAAGTTCTTTGAATTTTCTAAAAGAAAAGTAATCTACAAATCCAAGTTATTATTACTAAGATGGCAAAAAATAGTTTGCAATCACTGAAATGGCCAGAAATGGACTAAAATGGACTAAAATATGCCTGACATTATACAACAAAAAGGAATTTTAGCCAAACAAAAACCTTGTGTTGGCAATCTCCATggagaaacaaaaaaattgttctgatattaaaaacaaaatatcagcggtaaagtgctcacctagcacacgtgaggcactgggttcaaacctcaacaccacatgaaaatgaaataaagatattgtgtccacctacaactaaaaaaataaatataaaaaaaatcaaacaataatggaAAGGAGCAAAGTACATATTATAAATCTACTAACCTGGTTTAGATTCCAGTTTAACAAATCAAGGCACCCACTAGCACCCACTGAAAAGTTTTGGAGTAGGCTGCTTGTGTTTCTACTAGCATAAAATATTTTCCTCAGACTCGTACATGAGAATAAAACGTTTTCCACACAACTGACAGCTccaacatatttttttattttttttttaaatccttatcCTCATCTAAACTTAGCCTATTTCAGGCTGTGTGAACACATACCCAAATTTTCTCTAGGGTACATAACAACCTACCAGTCCACTTAACTTTCAGTGTTTCACATTATATCAACTATCTAAAGCAGGGTTAAGGGTTGGAGAGCTGATAAAATAAAGACACTTCACTAATCTCTATAGTAAATTCCAAgtcacaggaaaaagaaaaaaatacaaccaAACCTAAAACTGAGGACTTTTATATAGTTGAAAATAAAAGTTATCATGAGAAACAGAGTCTCATGAGTCTTCTCCAGCTCATGTGTCAGAAAGCAAGTCTGGCACACCATCAACTCATCTATAAATGCCTCTCACCTGTTGTCTACCTGGGAAATAAAGGGAGGTTATACCTGTAGATTTACAAAATTTATCCAGCACCAATAAACCATCAACCCTACCTTCTGGGAACTTAACAAATCCTCCCTTTTCTATAAAcaccctattttgttttttgaatgaCTCCAAAAATGGTGACAGTATTAAACTAGGGAATTTTATCCCCTACCAATCAGACATATCACATACTTATTAAATGTTTCATAAGAGGCTGAAATGCAGCAGGTGTTATTTGTTTTGCTTAATGtttcagttttaaaataaaaaaatataaaaaccttTATCATATTCCACAGGAGAACACTTTTTTTGGATGTGCATTAACAGAAATTCTAAAACTGTCATATAGATCTAAAAGAAACACGTCTTGATTGAAAAGGAAGATGACCCTCTGTAACAACAGGTTCTATATCCACAGATTCAACCAACTccagattgaaaatatttggggggaaaaaatgcaTCTGTATGTAGAGACCTCTCTTTtctttattccctaaacaatacagtatagaaactatttatttaatatttacattgtattagatatTATATGTAAACTAGAGATGCTCTGAAGTATATGAGAGGATGTGCAAAGGTTATAAGCAAATACTATGTCATTTTAAATAACACTGAGCATACTCAGATTTTGGTCTCTGAGGGGGGTCCTGTAACCAATACCCTAGGGATACCAAAGAATGACTACATAGGGTATCAAGTTAAAGCCAAGGATAGGATATAAAGATATAAACTTTGGCATGAGTCACCAAATCTGATGGGACAATAGGTGACTGTCCTACTGGTTAGAAACACTTTACTAAAACTGCCTAGGTTAAAACTACAGGTTTCCACAATAACTAGCCAGGTGACCTCGGGTGACATATCCAACATCTCTatatcctcatctataaaataagcaTTATTAACAGCACCTACTTTAAGATTTTTTGTGAGGACTAGGTATGAAAACATGTAAAGCACTTAAGAATTGGCCCTGACACACTAAGTTCTCAGTAAACGACAAGAGTTTATGTTTCTGTATAGTTTGGGCATGGTTCATACTACTTTGGACCTTAATCTATATGGAgctcaatttctttattttttaaataataacactGGAGAAAGTGATCTTTAGATTTTCATGCCCTCCACAGAGTATGACTGTATTATATGGTATTCACCTACTTCAGCCAAAATGTTAAGATCAGAGTCTGTTATCAGACAGGCCATCTCAATAATCTGGTCCTTTTCAATGTCCAATCCTGTCAtctgcaataaaaaataaatatgtaattgaCAGAAAAACACCTTTCCGGTCTCTTTTACTCAAGTTTATTAAACAAGAATTCCTGATATATTCCacaatcagaatagaagacagaataATGTTCCTTGGGCATGCAAGGTACTAAATACTTATCCTCACTTATTCAACATTTACCATTGTCAGGCACTGTGATTCTACTGCAGGACAAATGCAAAGTAAGTAAAATTGAGAGAGTGCTGTCAATTATGGAAGAATTAGATAACCAACATCACCATGTCTCTGAAGTTTACAAAAACTTATTACATTAGTTGATCTTTATCACAATCTAAGTAGAAAGGAATGATTATCATTACACAGAGAAAATTGAGGCTAGGGGAGGAGTGGGGGGAGGGCTTGATATAAGTATGTTAAAACTGAAGAAATCAGAATTGGGCTCTAGTCTCAAACTCTCACTAATGGCGCGAC
Encoded proteins:
- the Rexo2 gene encoding oligoribonuclease, mitochondrial is translated as MLGGSLGSRLLRGVGGSRRQFGSRGVREGGAAMAAGESMAQRMVWVDLEMTGLDIEKDQIIEMACLITDSDLNILAEGPNLIIKQPDELLDSMSDWCKEHHGKSGLTKAVKESTITLQQAEYEFLSFVRQQTPPGLCPLAGNSVHADKKFLDKYMPQFMKHLHYRIIDVSTVKELCRRWYPEEYEFAPKKAASHRALDDISESIKELQFYRNNIFKKKTDEKKRKIIENGENEKTSTFF